Proteins encoded together in one Salmo trutta chromosome 3, fSalTru1.1, whole genome shotgun sequence window:
- the LOC115183031 gene encoding zinc finger protein 208 isoform X1, with amino-acid sequence MEDVSAVTIGDEQESEDVSEHLTKKTENSANKSAKDDSTDGDGLFRCLDCGEAFGEEVAYQEHQHEHTHDGPIVCLDSDSQLDGLLVSESGGQRTLCCALCGRKFADSRGFYSHQVKHRNEALKQSTPVAQSTAGPQSTHDQSLGVAKQYVYECEDCGRSYTSMGSFISHTRSHKQASKSVFHELAHLKKKSFECQTCGRCYSRSSALDAHRRCHEVKLIPKSRKRGAEKQPPAEEPAIATEDSHKASEQIDGSQENLFGCSCGKTFRAQSGLKTHQRFSHNEKCSPEKLKRKPKKFDCSECEKTFSSYAGMLCHQRYHMKRGGSGGKRFPCEECGKVFTTLTFYYKHQRLVHTEETPAKSFLHQVCQLQKKAFECQECGLRFSRASALQSHRLCHNDVFGQTEKESQTQTSPLPQHKLLLDNKTETETFALGAVVYPQDTSQTLVTERDPCFCETDGDAEADGTDDVNVEVISISASDGSVRDEEESLQELNPDLELLCESDQDGKEEMDAVLCPTEYISSTLKSKPEIDLKIVQIDFPPFACEGAQTEKVQGPDPPKRFNCPECYRWFTSVASLRSHKLWHRVDGKKLWNPENDIFKCDVCGFDTTHRKTYHNHMRKHDGRKPHKSVMYQLAGLQKNSFKCEVCGKCFSRMSALHSHQRQHPKSKAHPCPDCEKTYSNASGLYNHRKSCHAQTPTQDEVSDTKSEVFNPKKTLLGPKVYYCERCGKGFWSLGAYAHHKQNQAQCAHLKEKNEPTVSSHSVNGPPHVRGKVACPVCGKKFGHQGIMKSHMRKHENGNHRCELCSKSFRMFSSLLRHQVVHNAQVLPPPIKSFQHQVEQVKKNAYSCPDCGKLFSRAKALKFHMKSHGYETDYSASSPKSALELEGLKCSTCLSHFSNKSSLHTHRKQCGKIKTVSKSYKEDVAQHDTVPKAKKLKCPSCSSLFNNLLSLQYHRKECGKPRAIGGLDAKVKGGLEKVTKCIVKDLVKTTRSNNSGTDKITKSVTEKERGEQKETNESQTLKAATINTTDLKYKCKECERSFAVVGALNFHKRIHVLGHKSKVKPKLKCKVGAIPEEPKQPIKVEQTTKGQFCCPECGRRFVSNAALGTHRRWHTDKKFAGSLIKDDNTNSVGHKSVDEGPFQCNKCGKGFFYLCVLRRHQLYYPPCQTKAEPEPAADTSMEGNRKPSHAEFACPECNKTFIKGSLLAAHYESEHNKPIESAELHGDQSMTMSIEEVPEQPATSHSKSEAIPLKKPKLKLNLHQCPHCDMSFLKVRGLRAHKWQAHSQGKKVKSKGTLADSRASVAINTLATKENELVNESKDLVTENKGTVLKTEHFVTKSKNAVGRRKKSRPGFKSIPCVDCGKRYSSSGALYNHKKVCGVLKQEVNPGVEEEPSPPTRLYEQTIKCLFKCDKCGKAFPTEEQLRAHKDLAKSRPHSCALCCRGYWTETQLQQHLAWHDEVRRRLPTELRYRLSASVSTGPAKLNVPLPDLKAKSSLKPPSRPQNSHKCQHCGKAFLSPGALHKHEAQHDSDGSYRCSLCPRTFSEIRDLIDHHQECMGDDKGQRDPYTAVSSRDTDGLTCIECGMRFSRELELHQHYIEHARGAY; translated from the exons ATGGAGGATGTCTCCGCTGTAACGATCGGAGATGAACAGGAGTCGGAAGATGTCAGTGAACATTTAACCAAGAAGACCGAAAACAGCGCCAACAAGTCTGCCAAAGATGACAGTACCGATG GGGATGGGCTTTTCCGCTGTCTGGATTGTGGAGAAGCCTTTGGGGAGGAGGTGGCCTACCAGGAGCATCAACATGAGCACACCCATGATGGCCCAATAGTCTGCCTGGACTCTGACTCACAGTTGGATGGCTTGCTTGTTTCAGAAAGTGGGGGCCAACGGACACTATGTTGCGCTCTTTGTGGGCGCAAATTTGCAGACTCAAGGGGTTTTTACTCACACCAGGTCAAACACCGTAATGAAGCCCTCAAGCAGTCAACTCCTGTGGCCCAGTCAACAGCTGGGCCCCAGTCAACTCATGATCAGAGCTTGGGAGTGGCTAAGCAGTATGTCTATGAATGTGAAGACTGTGGTAGATCCTATACTTCGATGGGCTCTTTCATCAGTCATACACGCTCACACAAGCAAGCTTCCAAATCAGTTTTCCATGAGCTGGCACACCTGAAAAAGAAGTCCTTTGAGTGTCAAACTTGTGGTCGCTGTTACTCCCGTTCATCAGCTCTTGATGCTCACCGCCGTTGTCATGAGGTCAAACTAATCCCAAAGTCCCGCAAAAGGGGTGCAGAGAAGCAACCGCCCGCAGAGGAGCCTGCCATTGCAACAGAGGACAGCCACAAAGCTTCTGAACAGATAGATGGGTCACAGGAAAATCTGTTTGGGTGTTCATGTGGCAAAACATTTCGTGCCCAGTCTGGCCTGAAAACACACCAACGATTTAGCCACAATGAAAAATGTTCTCCTGAAAAGCTTAAGAGAAAACCCAAAAAATTTGACTGCAGTGAGTGTGAGAAGACCTTCAGTTCTTACGCCGGCATGCTCTGCCATCAACGCTATCATATGAAACGAGGTGGTAGTGGTGGCAAAAGGTTTCCATGTGAGGAGTGTGGCAAGGTCTTCACAACGCTCACATTCTACTACAAGCACCAGCGTTTGGTTCATACTGAAGAGACTCCAGCAAAGTCTTTCCTTCATCAGGTTTGCCAGCTCCAGAAGAAAGCGTTTGAGTGTCAGGAGTGTGGGCTCCGGTTTTCCAGGGCCTCGGCTCTCCAGTCCCATCGGCTTTGCCACAACGATGTTTTTGGACAGACTGAGAAAGAATCCCAGACACAAACATCCCCACTACCTCAACATAAGCTATTACTGGATAACAAGACAGAAACTGAAACATTTGCTTTAGGGGCTGTTGTCTACCCACAGGACACCTCTCAGACCCTTGTGACCGAGAGAGACCCCTGTTTCTGTGAAACTGATGGAGATGCAGAGGCTGATGGAACTGATGATGTCAATGTAGAGGTGATCAGTATCAGTGCGTCAGATGGCTCTGTAAGGGATGAAGAAGAGTCACTACAAGAACTCAACCCTGATCTTGAAttactgtgtgaatcagaccagGATGGAAAAGAGGAGATGGATGCTGTGTTGTGTCCAACGGAGTACATCTCTAGTACACTTAAGTCAAAACCAGAGATTGATCTGAAAATTGTACAAATTGACTTTCCGCCATTTGCATGTGAAGGAGCTCAAACGGAGAAGGTTCAGGGACCAGACCCACCTAAAAGATTTAATTGTCCTGAGTGTTACCGCTGGTTTACCAGTGTTGCATCTTTGCGCTCTCACAAACTGTGGCACAGAGTAGATGGCAAAAAACTATGGAATCCTGAAAATGATATTTTCAAGTGCGATGTTTGTGGGTTTGACACTACACATCGCAAAACGTACCACAATCACATGCGAAAACACGATGGCCGAAAACCCCACAAGAGTGTAATGTACCAGCTTGCCGGACTACAGAAGAATAGCTTCAAATGTGAGGTGTGTGGAAAGTGTTTCTCACGCATGTCTGCCCTACACTCTCATCAGCGACAGCATCCAAAAAGCAAAGCTCATCCATGTCCAGATTGTGAGAAGACTTACTCTAATGCCAGTGGTTTGTACAACCACCGCAAAAGCTGCCACGCTCAAACCCCCACCCAAGATGAAGTATCAGACACTAAAAGTGAAGTGTTTAATCCAAAGAAGACTTTATTAGGCCCAAAGGTTTATTATTGTGAGCGATGTGGGAAGGGCTTCTGGTCATTGGGTGCTTACGCTCACCACAAGCAGAATCAAGCTCAGTGTGCACATTTGAAGGAGAAGAATGAGCCAACAGTGTCTTCACATTCTGTCAATGGCCCTCCACATGTTCGTGGTAAAGTTGCCTGCCCTGTATGCGGAAAGAAATTTGGTCACCAAGGCATTATGAAATCTCATATGAGGAAGCACGAGAATGGGAATCATAGATGTGAACTTTGTAGCAAGTCTTTTCGCATGTTCTCAAGCCTCCTCAGGCACCAGGTTGTACATAATGCTCAAGTCCTCCCGCCTCCTATCAAGTCTTTTCAACATCAGGTAGAACAAGTGAAGAAGAATGCATACAGCTGCCCTGATTGTGGAAAACTGTTTTCACGAGCCAAGGCACTTAAATTCCACATGAAGAGCCATGGTTATGAGACCGACTACTCTGCCTCATCGCCTAAATCTGCTCTTGAGCTAGAGGGGCTGAAGTGTTCAACGTGCCTTTCCCATTTCAGCAACAAATCCTCCTTGCACACTCACAGAAAACAGTGTGGCAAGATAAAGACTGTCAGTAAAAGCTACAAGGAGGATGTTGCCCAACATGACACAGTTCCTAAGGCGAAGAAGCTCAAATGTCCCTCCTGCTCTTCTCTTTTCAATAATTTACTGTCATTGCAGTATCATCGAAAAGAATGTGGCAAGCCGAGGGCAATTGGAGGCTTGGATGCCAAAGTGAAAGGAGGTTTAGAGAAGGTGACAAAGTGCATTGTCAAAGACCTTGTGAAAACAACTCGGTCAAACAACTCAGGCACTGATAAAATTACTAAATCTGTTACTGAGAAGGAACGTGGGGAACAAAAGGAGACCAATGAGTCCCAAACCTTGAAAGCTGCCACaatcaacacaactgatttgaaATACAAATGTAAAGAGTGTGAGAGAAGCTTTGCCGTTGTAGGAGCACTGAATTTCCATAAAAGGATTCATGTTCTGGGTCACAAGTCTAAAGTAAAACCAAAGCTGAAATGTAAAGTGGGCGCAATCCCTGAAGAACCCAAGCAACCCATAAAGGTAGAGCAAACAACTAAAGGCCAATTCTGTTGTCCAGAATGCGGAAGACGTTTTGTCTCCAATGCAGCCCTTGGCACTCACAGACGATGGCACACAGATAAGAAGTTTGCTGGTTCACTGATAAAAGATGACAATACAAATTCTGTTGGGCACAAGTCAGTGGATGAGGGACCTTTTCAGTGCAACAAGTGTGGTAAGGGCTTCTTTTACCTGTGTGTTCTTCGCCGACACCAGTTGTATTATCCGCCATGTCAGACCAAAGCCGAACCAGAGCCTGCAGCTGACACCAGCATGGAAGGCAACCGCAAACCCTCACACGCTGAATTTGCATGTCCAGAATGTAACAAAACTTTCATCAAGGGCTCACTTTTAGCAGCTCACTATGAAAGTGAGCATAACAAACCCATTGAGTCTGCAGAGCTTCATGGGGACCAGTCCATGACCATGTCCATTGAAGAGGTCCCGGAGCAGCCTGCCACATCACACAGCAAGTCTGAAGCCATTCCATTAAAGAAGCCAAAGCTTAAATTAAATCTTCACCAGTGTCCTCATTGTGATATGAGCTTCTTGAAGGTTCGAGGCTTGCGTGCCCACAAATGGCAGGCCCACTCCCAGGGCAAGAAGGTTAAGAGCAAGGGCACTTTGGCTGACAGCAGGGCCTCTGTTGCCATTAACACCTTGGCTACCAAGGAAAATGAACTGGTTAATGAGAGTAAGGACTTAGTTACAGAAAACAAAGGCACTGTTCTCAAAACCGAACACTTTGTTACAAAGAGTAAGAATGCTGTAGGCAGAAGGAAGAAAAGTCGACCGGGTTTCAAATCCATCCCTTGCgttgactgtgggaagagatacaGTTCTTCTGGGGCACTCTATAATCACAAGAAGGTCTGTGGAGTGCTCAAGCAGGAAGTTAATCCAGGAGTGGAAGAGGAACCCTCACCACCAACCCGCCTCTATGAGCAGACAATCAAATGCCTCTTCAAGTGTGACAAGTGTGGAAAAGCTTTCCCAACTGAAGAGCAACTAAGAGCCCACAAGGACTTGGCAAAGAGCCGACCTCACTCTTGCGCCCTGTGCTGCCGTGGATATTGGACTGAGACTCAGTTGCAACAGCACCTGGCCTGGCATGACGAGGTCCGCCGGCGACTACCAACAGAGCTTCGTTACAGACTCAGTGCTTCTGTAAGCACAGGGCCCGCTAAACTCAATGTCCCTCTGCCTGATTTGAAGGCGAAGTCATCCCTCAAGCCCCCCTCCCGGCCACAGAATAGTCACAAGTGCCAGCACTGTGGAAAAGCGTTTCTATCTCCAGGTGCTCTGCATAAACACGAGGCTCAACACGACAGCGATGGCTCCTACCGTTGCTCCCTTTGTCCCCGGACCTTCAGTGAGATTCGGGACCTCATTGACCATCACCAGGAATGTATGGGTGATGACAAAGGGCAGAGAGATCCCTACACTGCTGTCTCCTCTAGAGACACCGATGGCCTTACTTGCATTGAATGTGGAATGCGTTTCAGTCGTGAGTTGGAGTTGCACCAGCACTACATTGAACATGCTCGTGGAGCATATTAG
- the LOC115183031 gene encoding zinc finger protein 135 isoform X2 produces MEDVSAVTIGDEQESEDVSEHLTKKTENSANKSAKDDSTDVKLASMRCQDCGQQFTRWEAFKTHLRKHVLEEAMAEEEERRQGIKRFLEMNGSNGNVESAAPEKKQKNDDDCDDYEENSDVDVEGDEEYDEEFFDSSWQVRPSEIVTVRPRVAMLSEEEKPVFSSSHRVYACSICGKVYSYLESFRNHQKTHEKEEKKQPTENKCPDCGKVFARPSLLVTHLKVHRPPVPMEPSTLKCDQCVKNFNSLQTYLIHMDLHKQKPFWCLACAKGFRDELSLDKHLQGHNLRHHKCDLCEKSFRVPAELRYHYNTHTGAKPYKCTLCKKNFSQLGNLITHRKKHVGVYVGASKTPLGPRNHLFAGRRRVTEMKRLVFTGMGSTEEAEVIDMLQEHQAEEEEEDIEVGEEESGSEESGSESSSEDSGAEGSGSSKSDSSDSSGSDSSDDSDSSGSGVEEEQQEGKEETALEAHVAVQQKRPKEWECFECGEGFDQESALHLHYMKHASGELPVQ; encoded by the exons ATGGAGGATGTCTCCGCTGTAACGATCGGAGATGAACAGGAGTCGGAAGATGTCAGTGAACATTTAACCAAGAAGACCGAAAACAGCGCCAACAAGTCTGCCAAAGATGACAGTACCGATG TGAAACTAGCCAGCATGAGGTGTCAGGACTGTGGACAGCAGTTCACTCGCTGGGAGGCCTTCAAGACTCACCTGCGCAAGCATGTCCTGGAGGAGGCGATGGCGGAGGAGGAGGAACGAAGGCAGGGCATTAAGAGATTTCTGGAGATGAACGGGAGCAATGGCAATGTGGAGTCGGCAGCACCTGAGAAAAAGCAGAAAAATGATGACGACTGTGATGATTACGAAGAGAACAGTGACGTAGATGTGGAAGGTGATGAAGAATACGATGAAGAGTTCTTCGACAGTTCCTGGCAGGTCAGACCATCCGAGATCGTCACAGTTCGTCCACGCGTCGCCATGCTGTCTGAGGAGGAGAAGCCAGTCTTCAGCAGCTCCCACAGGGTCTACGCATGCTCCATCTGTGGGAAGGTCTACTCCTACCTCGAGTCGTTTAGAAATCACCAGAAGACGCatgaaaaagaagaaaaaaaacaacccaCAGAGAACAAGTGCCCGGACTGTGGGAAGGTCTTTGCTCGCCCATCCCTTCTGGTGACTCACTTGAAAGTGCACAGGCCTCCCGTGCCAATGGAACCCTCCACTCTGAAGTGCGATCAGTGTGTAAAAAACTTCAATTCCCTGCAGACGTATTTGATCCACATGGACCTGCACAAGCAGAAGCCCTTCTGGTGCCTGGCCTGTGCTAAGGGCTTTAGGGATGAGCTCTCTCTGGACAAACACCTACAGGGCCACAACCTGAGGCACCACAAGTGTGACCTCTGTGAAAAGTCTTTCCGCGTGCCCGCTGAGCTCCGCTACCACTACAATACTCACACCGGCGCCAAGCCCTACAAATGCACGCTCTGCAAGAAGAACTTCTCCCAGCTGGGCAACCTCATCACGCATCGGAAGAAGCACGTAGGGGTCTACGTCGGGGCCAGCAAGACGCCACTGGGACCCAGGAACCACCTGTTTGCTGGGAGGAGAAGGGTGACTGAGATGAAGAGGCTGGTGTTCACAGGGATGGGTAGCACAGAGGAGGCGGAGGTGATAGATATGCTTCAGGAACATCAagcggaggaggaagaagaggatattGAGGTGGGTGAGGAGGAATCTGGATCAGAAGAGTCGGGGTCTGAGTCTAGTTCTGAAGATTCTGGCGCTGAGGGGTCGGGATCGTCAAAATCAGATTCATCAGACTCTTCTGGATCTGATTCCTCTGACGACTCTGATTCCTCTGGATCGGGAGTGGAGGAGGAGCAGCAAGAGGGGAAAGAAGAGACCGCATTGGAAGCACATGTGGCAGTGCAACAGAAAAGACCTAAAGAATGGGAGTGTTTTGAATGTGGTGAAGGGTTTGATCAAGAGTCAGCGTTGCACCTGCACTATATGAAACACGCCAGTGGGGAGCTGCCAGTACAATGA